The Apium graveolens cultivar Ventura chromosome 6, ASM990537v1, whole genome shotgun sequence genome contains a region encoding:
- the LOC141668545 gene encoding putative serine/threonine-protein kinase At1g54610, translating into MGCVLGTRATGDGSRRRSSRNDNSSALHVKTKKKENRQSIEKSDGELQAAEKLRPLYEFRKLRAGQGWPSWLSDVAGDAIKDWTPRRANTFEKLDKIGQGTYSNVYKARDLITGKIVALKKVRFDNLEPESIKFMAREILVLKKLDHPNVIKLEGLVISRISSSLYLVFEYFDHDLAGLSAIQDIKFTEPQVKCFMKQLLSGLEHCHSNGVLHRDIKCSNLLIDSEGNLKIADFGLATFYDPTKKHSMTSRVVTLWYRPPELLLGATHYGIGIDLWSAGCIFGELLAGKPILPGRTEVEQLHKIFKLCGSPSEDYWKKSRLPKATLFKPQHPYKRCTTETFKGFPPSSLPLIDTLLAIDPGERASANAALNNEFFSMEPYACEPSSLPKYPPSKELDMKRRDEEAKRNRGSSEKAQTVDGARKVPHDGNSRAIPAPEANAELETSLDKWRVVTQAIGKSKSEKFPPPRQDAEVGNPLDKSHKFPVSFGAAGSSFRSTIYDPKSSRSVKDTGTMRMKSKKEHYTRRAPSRRFIRAFIPSSLNISRDLRCKN; encoded by the exons ATGGGTTGTGTTCTCGGTACGAGAGCCACCGGTGATGGCTCTCGTCGGAGAAGCTCTAGAAATGATAATTCTAGTGCTTTACATGTGAAGACTAAAAAGAAGGAAAATAGACAAAGCATTGAAAAATCTGATGGTGAGTTGCAAGCAGCAGAGAAGCTTAGACCATTGTACGAGTTCAGGAAGCTGAGAGCAGGCCAAGGGTGGCCTTCGTGGCTGAGTGATGTAGCCGGAGATGCTATTAAAGATTGGACTCCTCGTCGTGCTAATACTTTTGAGAAACTCGATAAG ATAGGGCAGGGGACGTATAGCAATGTATATAAAGCAAGAGACTTGATCACTGGGAAAATAGTTGCATTGAAGAAGGTCAGGTTTGATAACTTAGAGCCAGAGAGTATCAAGTTTATGGCTAGAGAGATTCTTGTTCTCAAAAAGCTGGATCATCCCAATGTAATTAAGCTTGAAGGTTTGGTCATTTCACGGATATCTAGCAGTCTTTATCTTGTTTTCGAGTACTTTGATCATGATCTCGCTGGACTTTCTGCAATCCAAGATATCAAATTTACTGAGCCACAG GTCAAGTGCTTCATGAAGCAATTGCTGTCTGGGCTTGAGCATTGCCACAGCAACGGTGTTCTGCATCGCGATATAAAGTGCTCCAATTTACTTATTGACAGCGAAGGAAATTTAAAAATTGCTGATTTTGGTCTAGCTACTTTCTATGATCCCACGAAGAAACATTCCATGACTAGTCGTGTTGTCACACTTTGGTACCGCCCTCCAGAGCTTCTTCTTGGTGCCACTCACTATGGTATTGGTATAGACCTCTGGAGTGCTGGCTGCATTTTTGGGGAGCTGCTTGCCGGAAAACCAATACTGCCAGGACGGACCGAG GTGGAGCAACTACACAAAATATTCAAGTTATGTGGCTCACCATCTGAGGACTACTGGAAGAAATCACGGCTGCCAAAGGCAACACTTTTTAAGCCACAGCATCCGTACAAGCGTTGCACAACAGAAACCTTCAAGGGTTTTCCACCTTCTTCTCTCCCTTTAATTGATACTCTTTTGGCTATTGACCCTGGTGAGCGTGCCTCTGCCAATGCAGCTTTGAACAATGAA TTTTTCTCTATGGAACCTTATGCTTGTGAGCCATCATCTCTACCGAAATACCCTCCTAGCAAAGAACTGGATATGAAGCgaagagatgaagaagctaaaaG GAACAGAGGTTCGAGTGAGAAAGCTCAGACTGTAGACGGCGCCAGAAAAGTACCACATGATGGCAACAGTAGGGCTATCCCTGCCCCGGAAGCCAATGCAGAACTTGAAACAAGCTTGGAT AAGTGGAGAGTGGTGACACAAGCAATAGGTAAAAGTAAAAGTGAAAAATTTCCGCCTCCCCGCCAGGATGCAGAAGTAGGAAATCCTCTTGATAAATCACATAAATTCCCAGTCTCATTTGGTGCTGCTGGTTCCTCATTTAGATCAACGATATATGATCCCAAGTCATCACGTTCTGTTAAAGATACAGGAACCATGAGGATGAAAAGCAAGAAAGAACACTACACCAGAAGAGCCCCATCTCGGAGGTTTATTCGTGCATTTATTCCATCATCACTAAATATATCAAGAGATCTGAGATGCAAAAATTGA